From a single Aspergillus puulaauensis MK2 DNA, chromosome 2, nearly complete sequence genomic region:
- a CDS encoding uncharacterized protein (COG:S;~EggNog:ENOG410PQQF;~TransMembrane:1 (i54-72o)) encodes MTANLRRILPGLRPFTTQPRVASARRCFSSTPFMKEAETALPAKKPVGAFRGGLFGFLSGAVFAGATVYYYILGEYRVSNEMLTEDIYALQSATQKLQTYISELESRVDQLQKKK; translated from the exons ATGACTGCCAACCTGCGGCGGATACTCCCTGGGCTACGGCCATTCACCACACAGCCACGAGTCGCGTCGGCGCGGCGATGCTTCTCCAGCACCCCCTTCATGAAGGAGGCCGAGACTGCTCTGCCTGCCAAAAAGCCCGTTGGAGCTTTTCGAGGAGG TCTATTTGGCTTCCTTTCCGGCGCTGTTTTCGCGGGGGCAACTGTCTACTACTATATCTTAGGCGAGTACAGAGTATCGAACGAGATGCTTACTGAGGATATTTAT GCTCTACAATCGGCAACCCAGAAGCTCCAGACTTACATTTCCGAGCTGGAATCACGGGTAGATCaactgcagaagaagaaatga
- the GUP1 gene encoding putative glycerol:H+ symporter (Gup1) (BUSCO:EOG0926235L;~COG:T;~EggNog:ENOG410PGX5;~InterPro:IPR004299;~PFAM:PF03062;~SECRETED:SignalP(1-15);~TransMembrane:9 (n3-10c15/16o66-84i177-199o211-230i375-395o407-426i504-520o526-547i559-583o595-619i)): MMILSLLAWFRRLYSLDTLDTRFTVPANTPIKLAAEDTRSGPAKDARSNAVASGASPSKWGTLEFYVYYVVFLIAIPLMFKTVVDVSQESHPTYPTYSHLLSQGWIPGRKVDNSDAQYSGFRDNIPYLLVLLVAHPCLRRVYEYFSHTSNVITVNSTSVTVAGDARAARRIQFDYHFALLFITALHGISAIKILVILYLNYKIAKVLPRKYVPAATWTFCIGTLFANEFCGGYPLERIVTFWTTAGDVVGQDSALIQWARSLDDFGGLMPRWEVLFKITILRLISFNMDYYWSLDFPATSPIEKQLDPAALSERDRVKIPAEQSAFNGRNYVAYILYSPLYLTGPIVTFNDYISQQKYAPQSLTKSRTILYGTRFFLTLLSMELILHFTYAVAISNSSPNWSLYTPGQLSMLAFFNLHIIWLKLLIPWRFFRLWALLDGIDPPENMVRCVSNNYSAFAFWRGWHRSLNRWVVRYLYVPLGGGNNRSAPNSGKPQSSLFSKARQIFNFLVVFTFIALWHDINLQLLMWGWLITLFVLPEVIGTLLFPASRWRSRPNAYRVICGIGAVGNVLMMMIANLVGFALGVDGIKGLLSQLLGSYAGLVYLVSACCALFVGVQVMFEIREEELRAGIRMKC, from the exons ATGATGATTCTTTCACTTCTCGCCTGGTTTCGGCGGCTCTACTCGCTTGATACTTTGGATACGCGATTCACCGTTCCCGCCAACACCCCTATCAAGCTCGCCGCGGAGGACACGCGATCCGGCCCTGCGAAAGATGCCCGCTCCAACGCTGTCGCCAGTGGCGCCTCCCCTTCAAAATGGGGCACTCTCGAGTTCTATGTTTACTACGTTGTTTTCCTCATAGCTATTCCGTTGATGTTCAAGACCGTGGTTGATGTTTCACAAG AATCACATCCCACCTACCCAACATACTCTCACCTGCTCTCTCAAGGCTGGATACCAGGTCGGAAAGTG GATAACTCGGACGCGCAATACTCGGGCTTCCGTGATAATATCCCCTATCTCCTCGTCCTTTTAGTCGCACACCCCTGTCTTCGCCGTGTATACGAATACTTTTCTCATACCTCGAATGTAATTACTGTCAATAGTACCTCCGTTACGGTCGCGGGAGACGCACGCGCTGCCCGACGCATCCAGTTCGACTATCATTTCGCCCTATTGTTTATAACAGCCCTGCATGGTATATCTGCAATCAAGATCTTGGTCATTCTTTACCTGAATTACAAAATcgccaaagtccttccaCGGAAGTACGTTCCAGCCGCTACTTGGACCTTCTGCATAGGGACGCTTTTCGCCAATGAGTTCTGCGGTGGTTATCCACTTGAACGCATCGTTACCTTCTGGACTACCGCGGGGGATGTGGTTGGTCAGGATTCGGCTTTGATACAATGGGCACGGAGCTTGGACGATTTTGGTGGCCTGATGCCACGTTGGGAGGTCCTGTTCAAAATCACGATCCTACGGCTGATCAGCTTCAACATGGACTATTATTGGAGCCTTGACTTTCCCGCTACGAGTCCAATTGAA AAACAACTCGATCCGGCAGCGCTCTCCGAGCGTGATCGGGTCAAGATTCCTGCCGAACAGTCCGCCTTCAATGGCCGCAACTATGTCGCTTATATCCTCTATTCACCCTTGTATCTAACAGGGCCCATCGTGACCTTCAACGACTATATATCGCAGCAGAAATACGCACCGCAGTCCCTAACCAAATCCCGCACAATCCTTTATGGAACACGCTTCTTCTTAACTCTGCTTTCAATGGAGTTGATTCTACATTTCACCTATGCGGTAGCAATTTCCAACTCTTCGCCAAACTGGTCTCTCTACACTCCAGGGCAACTCAGCATGCTGGCATTCTTTAATCTACACATCATCTGGCTGAAGCTTCTCATCCCGTGGCGTTTCTTCCGCCTCTGGGCTCTTCTTGACGGCATCGATCCTCCGGAAAATATGGTTCGCTGTGTTTCAAACAACTATTCTGCCTTTGCCTTCTGGCGTGGCTGGCACCGTTCCCTCAATCGCTGGGTCGTCCGTTATCTCTATGTCCCTCTGGGTGGTGGAAATAACCGCTCAGCGCCAAACAGCGGAAAGCCACAGTcgtccctcttctccaaagcgCGCCAGATattcaacttcctcgtcgtATTTACTTTTATAGCTCTTTGGCACgatatcaacctccaactcctGATGTGGGGATGGCTCATCACGCTCTTTGTCTTGCCCGAGGTCATTGGTACCCTCCTATTCCCTGCTAGCCGATGGCGCTCCCGCCCGAATGCGTACCGCGTTATCTGCGGTATTGGAGCGGTAGGCAATGTCCTCATGATGATGATCGCGAACCTAGTCGGTTTCGCTTTAGGCGTGGATGGGATTAAAGGCCTGTTGTCTCAGTTGTTGGGGAGTTATGCTGGCTTGGTGTATCTCGTCTCGGCATGCTGTGCGTTGTTCGTTGGCGTACAGGTCATGTTCGAAATCCGGGAGGAGGAGTTACGAGCTGGGATACGGATGAAGTGCTGA
- the MON1 gene encoding guanine nucleotide exchange factor MON1 (BUSCO:EOG092624JL;~COG:U;~EggNog:ENOG410PJZ8;~InterPro:IPR043971,IPR043970,IPR043972,IPR004353;~PFAM:PF19036,PF19038,PF19037;~go_process: GO:0006623 - protein targeting to vacuole [Evidence IEA];~go_process: GO:0016192 - vesicle-mediated transport [Evidence IEA]) yields MESRENDPSQASYSDGDAQPNLTNTSDALSKQSTEEHSSDRSSSSEGRPPLPPRPDTLSLLDDGGAAPGTPRLNTPIPHSSLQSRATTAVSLAEIAPHENSKETSAVRSFPGTVHAKTSLSHLATPRAGSDTADSASIGSHAPYSEAGDVENIFGDLASSELGMVQQDSTGLMQFPEFQADDVEDDFTSEFEPVGDISEGGEIEDRVLERWKAKRKHYIILSAAGKPIWTRHGDGGLISTYVGVIQTIISSYEDSNDRLNGFTAGDTKFTVVARGSLYLVAISRILESDTQLKLQLEALYMQILSTLTLPALNHLFSVRPSTDLKRPLQGSETLLSTLADSFTRGSPSTLLSALECLKIRKSHRQTINNTLLKAKVNNLLYGLVVAGGRLVSVIRPKKHSLHPGDLQLLFNMIFEAEAVKAGGGESWIPVCLPGFNSNGYLYMYVSFLDLREDADTAAENTASAEESVAIILISTDKESFFELQNMKNTFVEQMEKNGSIKIIKEAIDKGRPNTTDIVPGTVLHHFVYKSRANVQFTMSSYEPEFLLTSRRRRLVSTYNNLHASVHAKHTHVKVHHCVTQSSSSFAWVTPVFELYCVAGPNANRNALAQSASKVVQWVQKEEERLFIIGGAVF; encoded by the exons ATGGAGTCGAGAGAGAATGATCCCTCGCAAGCCTCATACAGTGATGGCGATGCACAGCCTAACCTGACAAATACCTCTGACGCTTTGTCGAAACAATCTACCGAAGAGCACAGCTCCGACCGCAGCTCAAGCTCCGAGGGTCGTCCACCATTACCCCCACGTCCAGATACACTGAGCTTGTTAgacgatggaggagcagctcCCGGGACACCACGGCTTAATACACCAATACCGCATTCCAGCTTGCAATCTAGGGCTACTACAGCAGTATCTTTGGCTGAAATTGCTCCCCACGAGAACAGCAAGGAGACATCGGCTGTTCGCTCCTTTCCTGGTACCGTCCACGCAAAGACCAGCTTGAGTCATCTCGCAACTCCGAGGGCTGGGAGCGACACTGCCGACAGCGCAAGTATCGGGAGCCATGCGCCGTACTCTGAGGCCGGGGATGTGGAGAATATCTTTGGTGATCTCGCTTCCTCGGAGCTAGGAATGGTTCAACAGGACAGTACTGGCTTGATGCAATTTCCGGAGTTCCAAGCCGACGACGTAGAAGATGACTTTACAAGTGAATTTGAGCCGGTCGGGGACATCAGCGAAGGGGGGGAGATTGAAG ATCGGGTTCTCGAGAGATGGAAGGCGAAGCGGAAGCACTACATCATTCTCTCAGCCGCTGGTAAACCGATTTGGACGAGACatggggatggtgggctCATTTCCACATATGTTGGCGTCATTCAGACAATAATTTCATCCTACGAAGACTCCAACGATCGCCTAAATGGCTTTACTGCTGGCGACACGAAGTTCACAGTGGTTGCCAGAGGTTCCCTATACTTAGTTGCCATTAGTCGAATCCTTGAAAGTGATACCCAGCTCAAGCTTCAGCTCGAAGCGTTGTATATGCAGATCCTATCCACGTTGACGCTCCCAGCTCTGAACCATCTTTTCTCCGTACGGCCATCAACAGATTTGAAGCGTCCGTTACAGGGCTCCGAGACCCTCCTCTCCACATTAGCCGACAGCTTCACAAGAGGGTCGCCATCTACTTTACTTTCGGCTCTGGAATGTCTGAAGATCCGCAAATCCCATCGTCagaccatcaacaacacttTGTTAAAAGCGAAGGTCAACAACCTTCTTTACGGTCTAGTTGTTGCTGGTGGCCGGCTTGTTAGTGTTATCAGGCCGAAGAAACACTCCCTACACCCGGGCGACCTTCAGCTTTTGTTCAACATGATTTTTGAGGCGGAAGCCGTTAAGGCTGGCGGCGGCGAAAGCTGGATTCCGGTGTGTCTTCCTGGATTCAATAGCAATGGATATCTATACATGTACGTCAGTTTCCTTGATCTCAGGGAGGATGCCGATACTGCGGCCGAAAATACGGCGAGCGCAGAGGAGTCAGTTGCAATTATCTTGATAAGCACGGATAAAGAAAGCTTTTTCGAGCTACAAAACATGAAGAATACCTTCGTGGAG CAAATGGAGAAGAATGGGAGCATCAAAATCATCAAAGAAGCCATCGACAAAGGCAGACCGAACACAACCGACATTGTCCCAGGGACTGTCCTACATCATTTTGTATATAAGTCGCGCGCGAATGTACAATTTACCATGTCCTCATATGAACCCGAGTTCTTATTAACCTCCCGCCGTCGAAG ACTCGTATCGACATACAACAATCTCCATGCCAGCGTTCATGCTAAACATACACATGTCAAGGTACACCACTGCGTCACTCAGTCATCAAGCTCCTTTGCATGGGTAACGCCTGTTTTCGAGCTCTACTGCGTTGCCGGACCGAATGCAAACCGGAACGCGCTAGCTCAGAGCGCTAGTAAGGTCGTGCAGTGGGTgcagaaggaagaagagaggttgTTTATAATCGGTGGAGCA GTTTTCTAA
- the DOP1 gene encoding cellular morphogenesis regulator DopA (BUSCO:EOG092605QM;~COG:K;~EggNog:ENOG410PHZ3;~InterPro:IPR016024,IPR040314,IPR007249;~PFAM:PF04118;~go_process: GO:0006895 - Golgi to endosome transport [Evidence IEA]) has product MSLDPSSFPRSNSPASSDSSLTRSRLRGKEGSLKKDKNYRRYASSVERALSLFDNTLQEWADYISFLSRLLKALQSHPPDYPVVPQKAVVAKRLSQSMNPSLPSGVHQKALEVYTYIFNLIKPEGLSHDLPLYYPGIAPTLTFASLTVRPLFLSLVETYVCDLEPWAIRPALKAIILSLLPGLEEETSDEFDPTLRLVNTLCEIASRMDTQRPGAEAKATGQYFWQCFFLASITSPSRRLGVLAYLNRYLPKLGITDRRPSRDDEADASAMPHDMLVAVDSVILPEPGLLIRCFATGLTDEQVLVQRNFLDLLVTHLPLSSPILQSRITENDLQRLIVAAAGVVSRRDMSLNRRLWAWLLGPDPVGDRISFEGRPSTSSGPHKPVAETQELSQSQYFSRFGLNPLVKGLLQMLQRDVGVPSERARPFRITLSLMDRWEVGGHVVPAVFLPFIQSVQAYEQTAPKNNFDEVFRSATSFFDGVESGMIFSELLNLIDWDTKNLAQNTAQILENLKLAHFILDHFNVREEDMVLNHAPLLTLSALVKMSELSSEAIPQVSQDELRAMSSGLSKVVTALTGLLTERAFLRKSDSKNASSGQPVLNLPGSAILEKIHTFYDQSRNSLDPQPLPFAPRDLADLIIKNVYEQAISAVDDRNGTISISERLKLLVVVLKKLPRSRILRDKRLYVAINNRIQVATAEPSTTSFSLIYSMTSTITNLYCTHKLGYYISYEDVSDVIPPLVRQLWQFLSPLSPKFHVEAVRCLWNLHSVSWSDHLVESSITTLMFTSPAPGSYQLSSEEEAGRYFILWNHSHHGTYELPPKHLHDSAQSQASYHSSMLERPLFTVLDLLSQGSTQPAQTVQAWLQDLPSIGKVFRIVISKLESVLQRGNQLGSFEGNTVVSPDDYTECIYLLETMHNTLGALTHNGWVSLLTQTMVQHHRWHDASTSEDNAEAPSLHSIIFQASLKVVSGYMADSATANAEEVRLQQISLVVMRQLLLGPGAEELVESGIDSLLVDRLLLNLDEGGDVAIQATLIDTLLAVLKARFTQAYVPPAPPNPKHQRAGSREKLTSPSILSFTSDKPDKSPVVGPSPEPPRRLLDCLLKGISSHNSRAIIDKWTTLLCEILPLYSASIFQILLTLVDCLGKEIKQSYTNLQSTFKETKNWPGDRSEQTTISLLAGFETCIAAAHERLLIEEVHVPAAKSPDQTHGFFGNMVSGVFTSDSTHPRSAAMNNRLTVLLSFQDAVRLCFSIWSWGAAERSSLPQDAQSIASFQYTSLRMRNRSRRILEHLFAAEALECLETMVDMWIKSDTDTSPLIFNLLHTLDGSRPKIAVPAIFNAIYTRTNPAALEPSRKSTMTTNLTESELAGFLVTYARSLDDDVLDEIWADCTTFLRDVLSNPFPHRHILPRLVEFAAILGAKLENTNFGEDRRMRKELGDVLLRLLTAIFTSKPLGLSQEQGLLGRSSVDYDNSSVPHIGPDDMMSILATSMPAFSTTLGDLDRITTAVSGISTNVIGPFIRSRLFPNNLSRSFMTLLQLIAKIPQAAKVWKKDVAEAFNDPRFFGSHLDLVKDGWMNLLRQWVLVDKDRLSEIMSRLTPPATAGIMFGVGASAARLDADRKAQLNLRRISLIILSASDDYFITEMPALLQKLEDLLGATASSSPSSATRAEVFMVIRALTLKSTATTLSQFWPLINSELQEAISAIPIGNQQELYSSYSLLQACKLLDTLLVLAPDDFQLLEWLYVTDTVDAIYPPDRFEPMALADEVSHNLGVRWSTSSDPAREVAGLHRGVRYPGLTANWIRETAKDEIVDRVLRPFFDQLSIHAFESTYSISNPNLEACRDDLLADLFNESTMAN; this is encoded by the exons ATGAGCCTTGATCCGAGCTCGTTCCCAAGGTCCAATTCCCCCGCAAGCTCCGATAGCTCTCTGACGCGCTCCCGGCTACGGGGGAAAGAAG GCTCCTTGAAAAAGGATAAAAATTACCGCCGATATGCTTCCAGCGTTGAACGTGCCCTGTCGCTCTTCGACAACACCCTTCAGGAATGGGCGGATTATATCTCATTTCTGAGCAGGCTTCTTAAAGCACTCCAGTCTCATCCGCCGGATTATCCTGTCGTTCCTCAGAAGGCTGTAGTTGCGAAGCGGTTATCGCAGTCTATGAATCCATCCTTGCCTTCGGGAGTTCATCAGAAAGCGCTTGAAGTCTACACCTATATCTTCAACCTAATCAAACCAGAAGGACTATCCCACGACCTCCCGTTATACTATCCAGGAATTGCTCCGACACTAACGTTTGCCTCGCTTACCGTTCGCCCGctcttcttgtctttggTGGAAACATACGTCTGCGATTTGGAGCCATGGGCTATCCGTCCAGCTTTAAAGGCGATTATCCTATCGTTACTACCCggactggaggaggaaacAAGCGACGAGTTTGACCCCACACTGCGTTTGGTCAACACTTTGTGTGAAATTGCTAGTCGAATGGATACGCAACGGCCGGGGGCGGAGGCGAAGGCAACCGGCCAATATTTTTGGCAATGCTTTTTTCTTGCCTCGATTACTAGTCCTAGTCGGCGTCTAGGTGTACTGGCTTACTTGAACCGATACCTTCCCAAGCTAGGCATTACAGACCGGAGACCTAGTCGAGACGACGAGGCAGATGCTTCTGCCATGCCGCATGATATGCTGGTGGCAGTGGACTCTGTCATTTTGCCAGAGCCCGGCCTGCTTATTCGGTGTTTTGCAACAGGTCTAACCGACGAGCAAGTCTTGGTCCAGCGCAACTTTCTCGATCTGCTAGTCACGCATCTGCCTCTGAGTTCGCCGATATTGCAATCTCGGATAACAGAAAATGACCTTCAACGGCTCATCGTCGCAGCGGCCGGTGTGGTTTCCCGTCGAGATATGAGTTTGAATAGGAGGCTTTGGGCCTGGCTTCTCGGACCTGACCCTGTGGGTGATCGAATATCCTTCGAGGGCCGCCCCTCAACATCCAGTGGACCTCATAAGCCAGTCGCCGAAACCCAAGAACTTTCACAATCTCAGTATTTTAGTCGGTTTGGTCTCAATCCTCTGGTAAAAGGCTTGCTTCAAATGCTTCAAAGGGACGTTGGTGTACCTTCAGAGAGGGCGCGGCCTTTCCGGATTACGCTCTCGCTCATGGACCGGTGGGAGGTTGGCGGTCATGTCGTGCCCGCGGTCTTTTTACCGTTTATACAAAGCGTTCAGGCTTACGAACAGACAGCCCCGAAAAACAATTTCGATGAAGTATTTCGCAGTGCGACATCGTTTTTCGATGGTGTGGAAAGTGGTATGATCTTTTCGGAGCTTCTCAATTTAATCGATTGGGATACAAAAAACCTCGCCCAAAATACAGCTCAAATACTGGAAAATTTGAAGTTAGCCCATTTCATATTGGATCACTTCAATGTTCGTGAGGAAGACATGGTCTTAAACCACGCTCCATTGCTTACCCTGTCTGCTCTGGTCAAAATGAGCGAGTTATCCTCAGAGGCCATCCCGCAAGTGTCTCAAGACGAATTACGAGCTATGTCGTCGGGCCTATCCAAGGTGGTGACTGCTTTGACCGGGTTACTGACAGAGCGCGCTTTCCTTCGAAAATCGGATTCTAAAAATGCTTCGAGTGGCCAACCAGTACTTAACCTTCCAGGGTCGGCGATCTTGGAGAAGATACATACATTTTATGATCAAAGCAGGAACAGTCTGGACCCGCAGCCACTCCCGTTTGCGCCTCGGGACCTAGCGGATTTAATTATCAAAAATGTTTATGAACAGGCCATATCAGCCGTTGACGACCGCAATGGCACTATCTCAATATCAGAAAGATTAAAACTCCTGGTAGTGGTATTGAAGAAGCTTCCCAGATCGCGTATCTTGCGGGATAAGCGACTTTATGTGGCCATTAACAACCGGATCCAAGTGGCCACAGCCgagccatcaacaacctcgtTCTCACTCATTTACTCCATGACATCCACCATAACGAACCTGTATTGTACTCACAAACTGGGCTATTATATCAGTTATGAGGACGTCTCTGACGTAATTCCGCCGCTCGTGAGACAACTCTGGCAGTTTCTTTCGCCATTAAGTCCAAAATTCCATGTTGAAGCCGTTCGTTGTTTGTGGAATCTGCACTCTGTCTCGTGGTCCGATCATTTAGTTGAATCCTCAATCACGACTTTGATGTTTACTTCACCGGCTCCCGGATCATACCAGCTCTCctctgaggaagaagctggtaGATACTTCATTCTTTGGAACCACAGTCACCATGGCACATATGAACTTCCTCCGAAACACTTGCATGATTCGGCTCAATCGCAGGCCTCTTACCATTCTTCAATGCTTGAACGTCCCCTTTTCACGGTTCTCGATCTGTTATCCCAAGGATCAACCCAGCCTGCCCAAACTGTTCAAGCATGGCTCCAGGATCTTCCTTCAATAGGAAA GGTTTTCCGTATAGTTATCTCAAAGCTTGAGAGCGTTTTACAGCGGGGAAATCAACTGGGGAGCTTTGAAGGGAACACTGTCGTGTCTCCTGATGACTATACCGAGTGCATCTACCTTTTGGAGACAATGCACAATACATTGGGTGCTCTTACTCATAATGGCTGGGTTTCACTACTTACCCAAACAATGGTACAACATCACAGGTGGCACGATGCCTCCACTTCAGAAG ACAACGCAGAAGCTCCCAGCCTTCACTCCATTATATTCCAAGCTTCTCTGAAGGTTGTCAGTGGGTACATGGCGGACTCCGCAACGGCAAATGCGGAGGAAGTGAGATTGCAGCAGATATCTCTTGTTGTTATGCGTCAACTCTTACTAGGACCCGGTGCCGAAGAACTAGTAGAGTCCGGAATTGACTCACTCCTGGTTGATCGACTTCTACTCAATCTTGACGAAGGTGGGGATGTTGCCATTCAAGCGACTTTAATAGACACTCTTCTTGCTGTTTTGAAGGCTCGCTTTACCCAAGCCTATGTACCGCCGGCGCCTCCAAACCCCAAGCACCAAAGAGCAGGCTCCCGGGAAAAATTGACCAGCCCATCAATTCTGTCCTTTACAAGTGACAAGCCAGATAAATCACCCGTGGTGGGCCCATCACCTGAGCCTCCTCGGCGTCTCCTGGATTGTCTCCTCAAAGGTATCAGCTCCCACAATTCTAGGGCGATAATCGATAAATGGACGACGCTACTTTGTGAAATTCTTCCTCTATATTCCGCGTCTATCTTTCAGATCCTTTTGACCTTGGTGGATTGCTTGGGCAAAGAGATCAAACAGTCTTACACGAACCTCCAGTCTACCTTCAAAGAGACGAAAAATTGGCCGGGGGATCGCTCGGAACAGACCACTATATCCCTTCTCGCCGGATTTGAAACGTGCATTGCAGCTGCTCATGAGCGCCTTCTCATAGAAGAAGTACATGTCCCTGCAGCTAAGAGCCCAGACCAAACCCATGGCTTCTTTGGGAATATGGTGTCGGGGGTTTTCACATCTGATTCAACTCATCCACGCTCTGCTGCTATGAATAACAGACTCACTGTACTACTATCATTCCAGGACGCTGTGCGTCTCTGCTTTTCTATTTGGTCGTGGGGTGCTGCGGAACGAAGTAGCCTCCCTCAGGACGCGCAGTCGATAGCTTCGTTCCAGTATACTTCACTGCGGATGCGAAATAGGTCCCGTCGGATCCTTGAGCACCTGTTCGCAGCGGAGGCATTGGAATGTCTTGAAACAATGGTAGATATGTGGATTAAGTCTGACACTGATACGTCACCGCTCATATTCAATCTGCTTCATACTTTGGATGGATCTCGACCTAAAATTGCTGTGCCGGCCATTTTCAATGCTATCTATACGCGAACAAATCCAGCTGCGCTTGAACCGAGCCGCAAGTCAACCATGACGACCAACCTGACGGAGTCTGAGCTAGCAGGGTTTTTGGTAACTTATGCTAGATCGCTCGATGATGACGTCCTTGATGAGATATGGGCAGACTGCACAACCTTCCTCCGTGACGTGCTAAGCAATCCTTTCCCCCATAGACATATTCTTCCAAGGCTAGTCGAGTTCGCCGCTATTCTGGGAGCAAAGTTAGAAAACACGAACTTTGGCGAAGATCGTCGAATGAGAAAGGAACTGGGC GATGTgcttctgcgccttctcaCTGCAATATTCACAAGCAAACCTCTAGGCCTTTCGCAAGAACAAGGACTTCTAGGTCGGAGCTCGGTAGATTACGACAATTCATCTGTGCCGCACATAGGACCGGACGATATGATGAGTATCCTTGCCACGTCTATGCCCGCGTTCTCAACGACCTTAGGGGACCTAGATCGAATCACGACAGCGGTCTCGGGTATATCCACCAACGTGATCGGCCCGTTCATACGCTCTCGACTCTTTCCCAATAATCTCAGTCGCAGTTTTATGACTTTGCTCCAGCTTATTGCTAAAATTCCCCAGGCGGCAAAAGTGTGGAAGAAAGACGTTGCAGAGGCCTTCAACGACCCAAGATTCTTTGGTTCGCACCTCGACCTTGTAAAGGACGGTTGGATGAACCTTTTGCGGCAATGGGTTTTGGTTGATAAGGATCGGTTATCTGAAATAATGTCTCGCCTTACCCCACCGGCCACAGCGGGCATAATGTTTGGAGTCGgagcttctgctgctcgttTGGACGCCGATCGTAAAGCACAGTTGAATCTCCGTCGGATAAGCCTCATTATATTGTCTGCAAGTGATGATTATTTCATCACGGAGATGCCGGCGTTActgcagaagctggaggatctcTTAGGCGCCACCGCTTCGTCATCACCATCTTCCGCGACGAGAGCCGAGGTCTTTATGGTTATTCGAGCGCTCACCCTCAAGAGCACGGCGACTACACTCAGTCAATTCTGGCCGCTGATCAACAGCGAACTCCAGGAAGCCATCTCAGCAATCCCAATCGGAAACCAACAAGAACTATATAGTTCGTACTCGCTGCTCCAGGCCTGCAAACTTTTGGACACGTTACTTGTTCTTGCTCCCGACGACTTCCAGCTGCTTGAGTGGCTATATGTAACTGATACTGTTGACGCCATATACCCCCCAGACCGATTCGAACCGATGGCTCTCGCAGACGAGGTATCTCACAACTTAGGGGTCCGGTGGTCTACGTCGTCTGATCCAGCGAGGGAAGTGGCTGGCCTTCACCGTGGCGTAAGGTACCCAGGCCTGACTGCGAATTGGATACGtgagacggcgaaggacGAGATTGTCGATAGGGTGCTCCGACCATTTTTCGACCAACTTAGTATCCATGCATTTGAGAGCACCTACAGCATCAGCAATCCTAACTTGGAAGCGTGCCGCGATGATCTGCTGGCAGATTTGTTCAACGAGAGTACCATGGCTAATTAG